The sequence below is a genomic window from Thermus thermamylovorans.
CGCACAAACTCGCCCTTGGCCATCTCCGTTCTCCTTTCGGCAAACACGGGTGGGCCCGAAGGCCCACCCCAAGACCCCTTACTGACCCTTGATCAGCTTCTCCTGCACCTGCTTGGGGACCTCCTGGTAGTGGTCGAAGAACATGACGAAGGAGCCCCGGCCTTGCGTCTTGGAGCGCAGGTCGGTGGCGTAGCCGAACATCTCCGCCAGGGGCACGTAGGCCCGGATCACCTGGGCGTTCCCCCTGGGCTCCATGCCCAGGATCTGGCCCCGGCGGGCGTTCAGGTCGCCGATGACGTCCCCCATGTACTCCTCGGGGGTGGTGACCTCCACCCGCATGATGGGCTCCAGGATCACCGGCTCCCCCTTCTGCACCGCCTCCTTGATGGCCATGGAGCCCGCGATCTTGAAGGCCATCTCCGAGGAGTCCACCTCGTGGTAGGAGCCGTCGTAGAGGGTGACCTTCACGTCCACCACGGGGAAGCCGATGAGGGGACCGGACTGCATGGCCTCCTCGATGCCCTTCTGCACCGCGGGGATGTACTCCTTGGGGATCACCCCGCCCACGATGGCGTTCACGAACTCGAAGCCCGACCCCCGGGGCAGGGGCTCAGCCTTGATCTTCACGTGGCCGTACTGGCCGCGGCCCCCCGTCTGGCGGATGAACTTGCCCTCCACGTCCACCGGGCGGGTGAGGGTCTCCCGGTAGGCCACCTGGGGCTTGCCCACGTTGGCGTCCACCTTGAACTCCCGCTTCAGGCGGTCCACGATGATCTCCAGGTGGAGCTCCCCCATCCCGGAGATGATGGTCTGGCCGGTCTCGGGGTGGGTGGAGACGCGGAAGGTGGGGTCCTCCTCGGAAAGGCGGGAGAGGGCCTGGGAGAGCTTGTCCTGGTCCGCCTTGGTCTTGGGTTCGATGGCCACGTCGATGACGGGCTCGGGCACCTCGATGGACTCCAGGACCACCCGGGGGGCGTCCTCCCCCACCAGGGTGTCCCCGGTGATGGTCTCCTTGAGGCCCACCACCGCCCCCAGGTCCCCGGCCTTGAGCTCCTCCACCTCCTCCCGGTGGTTGGCGTGCATGCGGAGGAGGCGGGCCACCCGCTCCTTGCGCCCCCGGGTGGTGTTGTACACGTAGGAGCCCGAGGTGAGGGTGCCGGAGTAGACGCGGATGAAGGTGAGGCGGCCCACGTAGGGGTCGGCCATGATCTTGAAGGCCAGGGCCGCCAGAGGGCCCTCGGGGTCGGGGTGGACCTCCACCTCCTCCCCCTCAGGGGTGGTCCCCCGGATGGGGGGGATGTCCAGGGGGGAGGGCAGGTAGTCCACCACCGCGTCCAGGAGGAGCTGGACGCCCTTGTTCTTGAGGGCGGACCCCAAGAAGAGGGGGGTGATCTGGATGCCGATGGTGCCCTTGCGGATGGCCGCCACCAGCTCTTCCTCGGA
It includes:
- the fusA gene encoding elongation factor G; this encodes MAVKVAYDLKRLRNIGIAAHIDAGKTTTTERILYYTGKIHKIGEVHEGAATMDFMEQERERGITITAAVTTCFWKDHRINIIDTPGHVDFTIEVERSMRVLDGAIVVFDSSQGVEPQSETVWRQAEKYRVPRIAFANKMDKTGADLWLVVRTMQERLGARPVVMQLPIGREDTFSGIIDVLRMKAYTYGNDLGTDIREIPIPEEYLSQAREYREKLIEAAADFDENVMLKYLEGEEPSEEELVAAIRKGTIGIQITPLFLGSALKNKGVQLLLDAVVDYLPSPLDIPPIRGTTPEGEEVEVHPDPEGPLAALAFKIMADPYVGRLTFIRVYSGTLTSGSYVYNTTRGRKERVARLLRMHANHREEVEELKAGDLGAVVGLKETITGDTLVGEDAPRVVLESIEVPEPVIDVAIEPKTKADQDKLSQALSRLSEEDPTFRVSTHPETGQTIISGMGELHLEIIVDRLKREFKVDANVGKPQVAYRETLTRPVDVEGKFIRQTGGRGQYGHVKIKAEPLPRGSGFEFVNAIVGGVIPKEYIPAVQKGIEEAMQSGPLIGFPVVDVKVTLYDGSYHEVDSSEMAFKIAGSMAIKEAVQKGEPVILEPIMRVEVTTPEEYMGDVIGDLNARRGQILGMEPRGNAQVIRAYVPLAEMFGYATDLRSKTQGRGSFVMFFDHYQEVPKQVQEKLIKGQ